From the genome of Triticum aestivum cultivar Chinese Spring chromosome 3B, IWGSC CS RefSeq v2.1, whole genome shotgun sequence, one region includes:
- the LOC123070578 gene encoding aspartic proteinase NANA, chloroplast, with translation MAGHRLTLLLVAVAAAFLAGASGRHASDSARFPLLRLAAPVSLADLARSDRQRMAFIASHGRRRTRETAAGSSSASSAAAAFAMPLTSGAYTGIGQYFVRFRVGTPAQPFLLVADTGSDLTWVKCRRPASANSSLSPADSGPGPGRAFRPEDSRTWAPISCASDTCTKSLPFSLATCPTPGSPCAYDYRYKDGSAARGTVGTESATIALSGREERKAKLKGLVLGCSSSYTGPSFEASDGVLSLGYSGISFASHAASRFGGRFSYCLVDHLSPRNATSYLTFGPNPAVSSPRASPSSCAAAAPRARQTPLLLDRRMRPFYDVSLKAISVAGEFLKIPRAVWDVEAGGGVILDSGTSLTVLAKPAYRAVVAALSKGLAGLPRVTMDPFEYCYNWTSPSGKDADVAVPKMAVHFAGAARLEPPGKSYVIDAAPGVKCIGLQEGPWPGISVIGNILQQEHLWEFDIKNRRLKFQRSRCTH, from the exons ATGGCGGGTCACCGCCTGACCCTGCTGCTCGTTGCGGTGGCCGCCGCGTTCTTGGCAGGCGCGAGCGGCCGCCACGCGAGCGACTCGGCGCGGTTCCCCCTgctccgcctcgccgcgccggTGTCCCTCGCCGACCTGGCGCGCAGCGACCGGCAGCGGATGGCGTTCATCGCCTCGCACGGGCGGCGGCGCACGCGGGAGACCGCGGCGGGCTCGTCGTCGGCCTCTTCGGCTGCCGCGGCCTTCGCGATGCCGCTCACCTCCGGCGCGTACACGGGCATTGGGCAGTACTTCGTGCGCTTCCGCGTGGGCACCCCGGCGCAGCCGTTCCTGCTGGTGGCCGACACCGGCAGCGACCTGACCTGGGTCAAgtgccgccgccccgcctcggccAACTCCTCGCTCTCGCCGGCCGACTCGGGGCCGGGGCCGGGGCGCGCGTTCCGCCCCGAGGATTCCAGGACATGGGCGCCCATCTCGTGCGCGTCGGACACCTGCACCAAGTCGCTCCCCTTCTCCCTCGCCACCTGCCCCACGCCCGGCAGCCCCTGCGCCTACGACTACCG GTACAAGGATGGGTCGGCGGCGCGCGGCACGGTGGGCACGGAGTCGGCGACCATCGCGCTGTCCGGGCGGGAGGAGCGGAAGGCCAAGCTCAAGGGCCTCGTGCTCGGCTGCAGCAGCTCCTACACCGGGCCCAGCTTCGAGGCCTCCGACGGCGTGCTCAGCCTCGGCTACAGCGGCATCTCCTTCGCCTCCCACGCCGCCTCCCGCTTCGGCGGCCGCTTCTCCTACTGCCTCGTCGACCACCTCTCCCCGCGCAACGCCACCAGCTACCTCACCTTCGGCCCCAACCCCGCCGTCTCCTCCCcccgcgcctccccctcctcctgcgCCGCGGCCGCTCCCCGCGCGCGACAGACGCCGCTGCTGCTCGACCGCCGGATGCGCCCCTTCTACGACGTCAGCCTCAAGGCCATCTCCGTCGCCGGGGAGTTCCTCAAGATACCGCGCGCCGTCTGGGAcgtcgaggccggcggcggcgtcatCCTCGACTCCGGCACCAGCCTCACGGTGCTGGCCAAGCCGGCCTACCGCGCCGTGGTGGCCGCGCTCAGCAAGGGGCTCGCCGGGCTGCCGCGGGTCACCATGGACCCGTTCGAGTACTGCTACAACTGGACGTCGCCGTCGGGCAAGGACGCCGACGTCGCCGTGCCGAAGATGGCCGTGCACTTCGCCGGGGCGGCGCGGCTGGAGCCCCCGGGGAAGAGCTACGTGATCGACGCGGCGCCCGGCGTCAAGTGCATCGGCCTGCAGGAGGGCCCCTGGCCCGGGATCTCCGTCATCGGGAACATCCTGCAGCAGGAGCACCTGTGGGAGTTCGACATCAAGAACCGACGACTAAAATTCCAGCGGTCGCGGTGCACGCACTGA